The window catcgccaatgATGCGGCCCATTCCAATCACTGAGTTATCTTCTTCCGAAGTAATAAAGCAGCCATACCAGCTGCCTTTGGAGATTTCGGTAGCTTGTGATGCAGTTTTCGGCGAAAGGCCAGCGATTAAACGAAGGTTGAGATAATCTGGTACGGATGGGTACCCATCTTGGATAACATATCCGGACGGCAAagccatggtgatggaggAGCTCACTATCGATGGTGTCAATTTTATGCTTTGGAAGATTAATACACGATTGACAGACTCGAAAATTGCTGTGTAAAGGATGGCTTTACGAGTTTCTTAGGGGATGGAGTTTACAGCACTCGAAGAGCATTTGGCGTCCAATTACTAAGGGAAGCGGCCAAAACTCTGACAGTGGGTTTATCGGTTCAGCGAGATGGGAAGgatttaaatattaagagAATCAAGTTTCACGGTGGAGGTCCGTCTTATTTATAGGTTACTTGGCAGAATGCGGGGTCCTCGTGAAATCCGATATTTGCGACAAAACCGAGATGTGCGATCAAGTCCGCGATAATTGGTACATCTAAACACCTTACAAATCGGAGTCGTGTATGACTTCGGAAATCAATTGATAGGGAGACAAAATGCATAAAATTTCAGGTGTCTGCTCGAAAATGAGAAAGCGCTGGATCTCGTATTCCGCACTTCTTCACGCGCTCTCTTTGCCAGACTAGTCGAGATTGGCTCTCAAAAGATGTCACAGCTTCAGGCAAAAGACGGAGAAACTTCCACTCAAGGTGTGGGAAATGACAAGGACGATTCCAAGTCTCTCAGTGCGAGTTTTCCATTCAATAGCAGCGCTGGACCACTGGCAGACATTGAGAAATCTGTTGAAAAGGATACTCATGCCACGAAACCGGACAAGCACCGCTACCCAGAATCAAATCTCAGCGAAGGCATCGTTGGCTGGGAAGGGCAAGATGACCCCGAGAATCCCCAAAACTTTCCCTCCAGTCGCAAATGGGGgttgttggcgttgatggccGGCATCACTTTCGTCTCGCCGCTCGCGTCCAGCATGCTATCACCCGCTATCGAGTATGTCGGGGCCGAATTCGGAGTCACCAACGAGGCTATACTTTCTTTTACTGTGAGCATCTACTTGTTAGGTTATTCAGTAAGTATCACCGCACCAGTATGtttgaaaagaaagaggtaTACATCAGTACTGACTCAACATGCAGTTTGGTCCCCTCTTACTTGCGCCTCTAAGTGAGATCTACGGCCGACGAATTGTTCTCAGCAGTGCAAACTGGTTCTTCGTCGTATGGCAAATCGGTTGTGCCAAAGCCCCAAACATTGCAAGCTTGATTGTGTTTCGGCTTCTTTGCGGTGTGGGCGGCTCTGGGTGTTTGACTTTGGGAGCCGGCGTCATCGCCGACCTGTTTCCCATTGAGAGCCGTGGCTTGGCGACATCTCTCTGGAGCATGGGGCCTTTGCTAGGGCCTGTAGTCGGACCGATCTGTGGAGGATTCATCAGCGAGACTGTGGGCTGGCGCTGGGTGTTTTGGGTTCTCTTGATAGTTGGAGGAATAACCTCTGCTGGTATTGAGATACTCAATCGCGAGACCTACGCTCCCGTTCTCATTGAATGGAAGACAAAGCGCCTCGCAAAGGAGCTTGGCAGGGATGATCTCCACAGCGTTTATACAAAGGCGGGAGCCGATACATCTATCTTGTCGAAGCTGAGAGCAGGCATGGTACGGCCAATTCTCTTGTTCTGCAAGTCTCCCAtcgtctttcttctctcaacatATCTGGCTTTGGAGTATGGATTACTCTATCTTTTCTTCACTACCATTCCCTCTGTGTTCAAAGATAAATATGGCTTCTCAACTGGTTTATCAGGGCTGGCCTATTTGGGCATTGGCATCGGCTTCATGGCTGGATTGGTATTGACTGCCCTCACCAACGATCGGATCATGGCAAAAATGGCGCAGCGTAACGGCGGCAAATTCGAACCGGAAATGAGGCTGCCCATGATGATCTTTTACGCCGCCTTTTGTCCtatcagcttcttctggtATGGTTGGACGGCTGACAAAGGTGTTCATTGGATTGTACCAATCATCGGCATGGTACCCTTTGGCTTCGGGTTGATGGGCTTATATCTCCCCATTCAAACGTATATCATCGACTCATACCCGACTCATGCGGCATCAGGTAGCGCTGCACTTGTCGCCTCTCGGTCGCTATTGGGCGCTCTGCTCCCACTTGCTGGTCCAAGGCTCTTTGCATCACTCGGCCTTGGATGGGGAAATTCCCTGTTAGGCTTCATTTCACTAGCATTCATTCCTGTCCCCATTCTATTTTCTAGATATGGAAAAACCATCCGTGAAAAGTATCCGGTGCAGCTCTAAGTGGCTGCATTTGACGAACCGATAACTGACGAGACCATTCGCCAAACCGGAGGTGCCATTTACTCCTCATGGTAAGGGACAAGTCCAAGATCAAATCAACAGAGATGCCTAAGGTCTGTCTGTTGATTTACAATTTTCAATTTCCACATAGAATCTTTTTGTCTATTTCATAATCATTTCTACTTCAGATGATCTATTGCTAAATTATAGAGTAGTGGTATTCATTATGATCGCATTACGATTATGTATTTACATTCGTCTACCATAGATCCGCTTATGAGCTTTTTTCTATTCATTAAACCATTAATCTCTGATAAACTCAATCGCTTGTTCTGGTTTCAAGGAGATGCATCTCATGGTCCCAAAGGGTCTTTGATTCAACTTGTTAGTATGTTTATTGTTTTACTATGCGAGTTTTACTAAAACTCAGGGTGTGGAATATTGCTTACCCAGTCAAATAAATCTTCCATCGTATCAATACTAAGCAGCTCGTAGATGGCATTTTGTGAAGACGTAAactcgtcatcttccatATCATGTGTAGGACAAGGCTCTTGAGGCAATACGTCTGAGCTGCAGAGCTCCATTTGCCGAGATGAACTGGCTTCATCCGAACCTCGATTTTGTTTACAGATTCCCAGTCGACGTAGCATCACGACCAAAATCTTGGCAGCTGCATCAAACTCAAAAGAAATCCTCGGAGCACTCTTCCAGCTCTCATACAGACTTTTCAGCAACTGAACTAGCCGGTCAGAGTCCACAGGACTTGTTGACTCCTCTGCTTCCCTCCGATACACCAGCTCTAAGCATACCACCATTGCAGCCGTAAGTCCATCAGAAACACAGCGCGAGGCCTGAAACCAGAGTTTATGACGGTTCGAAGTTTTACGCGAATATACCTGGAAGATCTCGTTTTCTAGCTCCAGTATTCTTTCTGCCGCAGAAACGCACGTCTCTCGAAAAGATTGCGTTTGGAAGTCCGTTGATCTCTTTGTGAGAAATGGACGATGTAGGACACAGCAGGTACGCTGATATGTCATCTCCAAGTTAGATCTCCAAATGGCCATTTTTTCATCCGTGATTGACGACCCAGTTGATGCAATACGAAGGACCGTGGGGATACTGTCTCTGATAGCATTCAATTGTTCGCATAGGCTGGCAACTTTCTTAGGTTGAGATGCGAGATCAGGTGCTAAATCCGCAATATCGGCAGCCATAGATAATATCGAATTCATCTTTTCCATATATATAATTCTGTTGCAGGCCCTGGTAGCGATTCGAGCTGATGGCAGCTCTAGAGTGAAGGGGTCAAAGTCTTCGTCCAGCAAATTTCGAGGGCGTTTCGCATCCCCCAGTTGGCTGGGAACCACTCTGGGCAGCCCAGTCTCATACGCTACGACACAATCCGTCACCAAAAGCGTAAGCCATGCTCGTCGACGCATTTCTGCCTCGAAAATGGTTATCTGGTTATGGATTTGAGTGTCACGATGATATCCACTTACAATCGCCAGTCGCGACACTAGTCCTAGCAAAACAGAGACATCAGTCTTCAGATTATCAGTCCGCTCATACTCCATTCCCAGATAAACAACAGCCGCCTCAACCTTGTATTTTCCAGGAATCGCCATGTCCGATTTCGCCAAGAAAGCTGCGCTCTGAATACGATAAAACTCAAAATCAC is drawn from Trichoderma atroviride chromosome 7, complete sequence and contains these coding sequences:
- a CDS encoding uncharacterized protein (EggNog:ENOG41~SMCOG1005:Drug resistance transporter, EmrB/QacA~TransMembrane:12 (i90-107o127-147i154-172o184-208i220-239o245-266i317-344o364-384i405-424o430-453i465-486o498-517i)~antiSMASH:Cluster_7.7), which translates into the protein MSQLQAKDGETSTQGVGNDKDDSKSLSASFPFNSSAGPLADIEKSVEKDTHATKPDKHRYPESNLSEGIVGWEGQDDPENPQNFPSSRKWGLLALMAGITFVSPLASSMLSPAIEYVGAEFGVTNEAILSFTVSIYLLGYSFGPLLLAPLSEIYGRRIVLSSANWFFVVWQIGCAKAPNIASLIVFRLLCGVGGSGCLTLGAGVIADLFPIESRGLATSLWSMGPLLGPVVGPICGGFISETVGWRWVFWVLLIVGGITSAGIEILNRETYAPVLIEWKTKRLAKELGRDDLHSVYTKAGADTSILSKLRAGMVRPILLFCKSPIVFLLSTYLALEYGLLYLFFTTIPSVFKDKYGFSTGLSGLAYLGIGIGFMAGLVLTALTNDRIMAKMAQRNGGKFEPEMRLPMMIFYAAFCPISFFWYGWTADKGVHWIVPIIGMVPFGFGLMGLYLPIQTYIIDSYPTHAASGSAALVASRSLLGALLPLAGPRLFASLGLGWGNSLLGFISLAFIPVPILFSRYGKTIREKYPVQL
- a CDS encoding uncharacterized protein (EggNog:ENOG41~antiSMASH:Cluster_7.7) — its product is MEPQLSQNSQQPRKRRHQKPRVLLSCNTCRKDKLKCDRRKPCATCVKRHREASCAYGRERPAPANNAGSSTINDRLLVDDRLRSFDGRLRHLEDEISKKNLSWPELRDAELPCPTTRRSGSDTISCRVGSKPLLDSESRCGISPPTSNDTLFTNQSHWLAIMNDATTELVRYNINIEDGLENKQQRSCQGPALLTGFFKDTLFMEHLGKLPPRETADALVYRCLDSTEPFLITIHAPTFKQEYLEFWQNPESFPPAWLSLLYGILCCSIWMDHTTDSNVAGLSLPSDFEFYRIQSAAFLAKSDMAIPGKYKVEAAVVYLGMEYERTDNLKTDVSVLLGLVSRLAIVSGYHRDTQIHNQITIFEAEMRRRAWLTLLVTDCVVAYETGLPRVVPSQLGDAKRPRNLLDEDFDPFTLELPSARIATRACNRIIYMEKMNSILSMAADIADLAPDLASQPKKVASLCEQLNAIRDSIPTVLRIASTGSSITDEKMAIWRSNLEMTYQRTCCVLHRPFLTKRSTDFQTQSFRETCVSAAERILELENEIFQVYSRKTSNRHKLWFQASRCVSDGLTAAMVVCLELVYRREAEESTSPVDSDRLVQLLKSLYESWKSAPRISFEFDAAAKILVVMLRRLGICKQNRGSDEASSSRQMELCSSDVLPQEPCPTHDMEDDEFTSSQNAIYELLSIDTMEDLFDWTLWDHEMHLLETRTSD
- a CDS encoding uncharacterized protein (EggNog:ENOG41~antiSMASH:Cluster_7.7), whose amino-acid sequence is MLHESCIPCIQWSLSYLRIPNNLGNADTKSHECCCLATPAGKTSMKQSLLIQKFHWTRNINLSRLKCDRRKPCATCVKRHREASCAYGRERPAPANNAGSSTINDRLLVDDRLRSFDGRLRHLEDEISKKNLSWPELRDAELPCPTTRRSGSDTISCRVGSKPLLDSESRCGISPPTSNDTLFTNQSHWLAIMNDATTELVRYNINIEDGLENKQQRSCQGPALLTGFFKDTLFMEHLGKLPPRETADALVYRCLDSTEPFLITIHAPTFKQEYLEFWQNPESFPPAWLSLLYGILCCSIWMDHTTDSNVAGLSLPSDFEFYRIQSAAFLAKSDMAIPGKYKVEAAVVYLGMEYERTDNLKTDVSVLLGLVSRLAIVSGYHRDTQIHNQITIFEAEMRRRAWLTLLVTDCVVAYETGLPRVVPSQLGDAKRPRNLLDEDFDPFTLELPSARIATRACNRIIYMEKMNSILSMAADIADLAPDLASQPKKVASLCEQLNAIRDSIPTVLRIASTGSSITDEKMAIWRSNLEMTYQRTCCVLHRPFLTKRSTDFQTQSFRETCVSAAERILELENEIFQVYSRKTSNRHKLWFQASRCVSDGLTAAMVVCLELVYRREAEESTSPVDSDRLVQLLKSLYESWKSAPRISFEFDAAAKILVVMLRRLGICKQNRGSDEASSSRQMELCSSDVLPQEPCPTHDMEDDEFTSSQNAIYELLSIDTMEDLFDWTLWDHEMHLLETRTSD